One stretch of Planctomycetota bacterium DNA includes these proteins:
- a CDS encoding type II secretion system protein gives MNCHRTVSSRSRCGFTLVELLVVIGIIALLISILLPTLGRAQDAARTTKCLSNMRQVATAVIGYASENDSALPYQVNATNAVALGAEPTNWFFMIDAYMDDVNGGSNWTQNSEPTPAFQCPSAVLDGGKYHYSAPGRIMTWISVDDPLTYKITRSKRSSETMMMVDGVQQLVTNSSTPVPFSPGAPQLHRAREVLARAVADGQADSAVAFYNEDDPTLFDPISESPEGAPNHENINGETQGYVRYRHQADTAANLAFLDGHAETRKVGEIFNYNVRPDR, from the coding sequence ATGAATTGCCATCGGACGGTTTCTTCTCGTTCGCGCTGTGGTTTCACGCTCGTGGAGCTGCTCGTCGTCATCGGCATCATCGCACTGCTGATCTCCATCCTGCTCCCAACGCTTGGTCGAGCACAGGATGCAGCCAGAACGACGAAGTGCCTGAGCAACATGCGACAGGTCGCAACGGCTGTCATCGGCTACGCGAGCGAAAATGACAGCGCGCTCCCCTACCAAGTGAATGCGACCAATGCCGTCGCACTGGGAGCCGAGCCGACCAACTGGTTCTTCATGATCGATGCCTACATGGACGACGTCAATGGTGGCTCGAACTGGACGCAGAACTCGGAGCCGACCCCGGCGTTCCAGTGCCCGTCCGCGGTTCTGGATGGCGGGAAGTACCACTACTCGGCACCAGGGCGAATCATGACCTGGATCAGCGTCGACGATCCGTTGACGTACAAGATCACGCGATCGAAGCGTTCGTCCGAGACGATGATGATGGTTGATGGCGTCCAGCAGCTCGTGACGAACAGCTCGACGCCGGTTCCGTTCTCTCCTGGTGCCCCACAGCTGCATCGCGCTCGCGAGGTGCTCGCCCGCGCAGTTGCCGACGGCCAGGCAGACTCGGCAGTCGCGTTCTACAACGAGGACGATCCGACGCTCTTCGATCCCATCAGCGAGAGCCCAGAGGGAGCGCCGAACCACGAGAACATCAACGGCGAGACCCAGGGCTACGTCCGCTATCGCCACCAGGCAGACACGGCAGCCAACCTCGCATTCCTCGACGGGCATGCCGAAACGCGCAAAGTAGGTGAGATTTTCAACTACAACGTTCGCCCTGACCGGTGA
- a CDS encoding PEP-CTERM sorting domain-containing protein, whose protein sequence is MITKPIAVLALASSVALTAPALGSVILVNDTFDDGTNPGYADPSGGGGTVSVVADTGFGSNALLLETTSNNRTATRAFSPSLLLSDVGDFVELDLDYRFGQDINDNFSVEFNLIDSVSGVELGSAINPSAATNGGTFSTELDNNAGRFDTIASGQTPQSLTLRADVTAPGELVFSISFDGGVTTESSNTVIIGGPASNGIGTPVTFDTFEFGFASGQQGLLYLDNVVIESNAVIPEPTSAAAIGLGLLGLAVRRRR, encoded by the coding sequence ATGATCACCAAACCCATCGCCGTCCTGGCTCTTGCCTCGAGCGTCGCACTCACTGCCCCGGCTCTGGGCAGCGTTATCCTCGTCAACGACACGTTCGACGACGGGACGAATCCCGGCTACGCCGATCCGTCCGGCGGCGGCGGCACCGTCTCCGTCGTGGCTGACACGGGCTTTGGCTCGAACGCGTTACTGCTTGAGACGACGTCGAACAACCGGACCGCCACGCGAGCGTTCTCCCCGTCGCTGCTCTTGAGCGATGTCGGCGACTTTGTGGAGTTGGACCTCGATTACCGCTTCGGACAGGACATAAACGACAACTTCTCTGTCGAGTTCAACCTCATTGACAGCGTTTCTGGCGTGGAGCTCGGAAGCGCGATCAACCCATCCGCCGCAACCAATGGCGGGACTTTCTCGACGGAGCTCGACAACAACGCTGGCCGGTTCGACACGATCGCGAGCGGTCAGACGCCGCAGAGCCTCACCTTGCGCGCGGATGTGACCGCGCCAGGTGAGCTTGTCTTCAGCATCAGCTTCGATGGCGGCGTGACGACCGAGTCGTCGAACACCGTCATCATCGGAGGCCCAGCTTCGAACGGTATCGGCACACCCGTCACGTTCGACACGTTCGAGTTCGGGTTTGCGTCCGGACAGCAAGGACTGCTCTACCTCGACAACGTCGTGATCGAATCCAACGCGGTCATCCCCGAGCCGACCTCGGCGGCTGCGATCGGTCTCGGCTTGCTCGGCTTGGCCGTGCGTCGCCGTCGCTAG
- a CDS encoding prepilin-type N-terminal cleavage/methylation domain-containing protein, which translates to MTRWNVCSSRPCRRGFTLVELLVVVGIIVLLVAILLPVLGRLRESGRTVTCLSNLRSIHQGTLTYAQAFDGFLPPANITFNFSGDFNTDRTNWWFVVDGYIYPERGMTNATNGDPSEVFKCPSASIDGGIAHYSAPSRVFVQLGLITDELYRLARAKRTSEIILAGDGVQRLAIPEFKPNGSRDSRWARAGERFKGEVSPTSVNLGFYDPDRDGMFDPITDSAPDSPNFENPDDSTNGYVRWRHGDDEDAGFAFLDGSAKAMTRGEVLNANMRPDR; encoded by the coding sequence ATGACCCGTTGGAACGTTTGCAGTAGCCGCCCATGCCGACGTGGCTTCACGCTCGTTGAGCTGTTGGTCGTGGTCGGCATCATCGTGCTGCTGGTGGCGATTCTGTTGCCGGTGCTCGGTCGGCTTCGCGAGTCCGGGCGGACGGTGACGTGCCTCAGCAACCTGAGGTCGATCCACCAGGGCACGCTGACCTACGCGCAGGCCTTCGACGGTTTCCTTCCGCCGGCCAACATCACGTTCAACTTTTCTGGGGATTTCAACACCGATCGCACGAACTGGTGGTTTGTGGTCGACGGTTACATTTACCCCGAGCGCGGAATGACCAACGCGACGAACGGCGATCCGTCCGAAGTGTTCAAGTGCCCGAGTGCATCCATTGACGGCGGTATCGCCCACTATTCCGCGCCAAGCCGGGTCTTCGTTCAGCTCGGGCTCATCACCGACGAGCTGTACCGGCTCGCGAGGGCGAAGCGGACCTCGGAGATCATCTTGGCGGGCGACGGCGTTCAACGCCTTGCGATTCCCGAGTTCAAACCCAACGGCAGCCGCGACTCGCGCTGGGCACGAGCGGGTGAGCGTTTCAAAGGGGAAGTGAGTCCCACGTCGGTCAACCTCGGCTTTTACGACCCGGATCGCGATGGCATGTTTGATCCGATCACTGACAGTGCTCCCGACAGCCCGAACTTCGAGAATCCAGACGATTCGACCAACGGCTACGTCCGGTGGCGACACGGAGATGACGAAGATGCGGGCTTCGCATTCCTTGACGGCAGTGCCAAGGCCATGACTCGCGGCGAGGTCCTCAACGCCAACATGCGGCCGGACCGTTGA
- a CDS encoding LacI family DNA-binding transcriptional regulator, producing MATVKQIAEHLDVSSATVSRVLNNRPGIGSATRQRVLEAARSMGFERDNGLHESRYIGFVHPLGHFNGDMGGYHSALIGGIGSVMSQHQFDLALIDPYRDKRPAESFGEFFLRKGLRGAIVQVRPENDRVVKAMADERLPIVLVASHLDHPDLSTATVDSAAGYEQAVEHLVHLGHRDLGLVGRTAGDWDHRERVLGFERAMAKHGLAERRDWRWTCDSEFRSGQSIIRRIATLPDRPTALLFTDGKPAIGAVSACKAVGIDVPGELSIVGFDDSVRRFDTSPAITCVCQNALRLGEEAATLLLRKLAGEIDSPQHVQLPATFEVCETTGPAALSEPTGTLVARS from the coding sequence GTGGCAACGGTCAAGCAGATAGCCGAGCACCTCGACGTCTCGAGCGCCACCGTCAGCCGCGTCCTGAACAATCGTCCCGGCATCGGCAGTGCCACCCGACAGCGCGTCCTCGAAGCTGCTCGCTCCATGGGCTTCGAGCGCGACAACGGGCTCCACGAGAGCCGCTACATCGGCTTCGTCCACCCGCTGGGCCACTTCAACGGCGACATGGGCGGCTACCACTCGGCGCTGATCGGGGGCATCGGCTCCGTGATGAGCCAGCACCAGTTCGACCTCGCCCTCATCGACCCGTACCGCGACAAGCGACCCGCCGAGAGCTTCGGCGAGTTCTTCCTGCGCAAGGGCTTACGCGGCGCGATCGTCCAGGTCCGGCCCGAGAACGATCGCGTCGTCAAAGCCATGGCCGACGAGCGGCTGCCGATCGTCCTCGTCGCCTCGCACCTCGATCACCCCGACCTCTCCACCGCCACCGTCGATTCAGCCGCCGGCTACGAGCAGGCCGTCGAACACCTCGTCCACCTCGGCCATCGCGACCTCGGGCTCGTCGGACGCACCGCCGGCGACTGGGACCACCGCGAACGCGTCCTCGGCTTCGAGCGTGCCATGGCTAAGCATGGCCTGGCGGAACGTCGCGACTGGCGCTGGACCTGCGATTCCGAGTTCCGCAGCGGACAAAGCATCATCCGTCGCATCGCCACGCTGCCGGACCGGCCGACCGCCCTTCTGTTCACCGATGGCAAGCCCGCCATCGGAGCCGTCAGCGCGTGCAAGGCCGTCGGCATCGACGTGCCGGGCGAACTGAGCATCGTCGGATTTGACGACTCGGTCCGGCGATTCGACACATCACCCGCCATCACCTGCGTCTGCCAGAACGCCCTCCGCCTGGGGGAAGAAGCGGCGACGCTGCTCCTTCGCAAGCTCGCTGGCGAGATCGATTCGCCCCAGCACGTCCAGCTGCCCGCCACGTTCGAAGTCTGCGAAACCACCGGCCCGGCAGCACTTTCAGAACCGACAGGCACCCTCGTCGCTCGTTCCTAG
- a CDS encoding MqnA/MqnD/SBP family protein, producing MADQVTLQLGHSPDPDDAFMFYALAQDPPLVDAGRWRFQHVMQDIQTLSHRAKTGDLEFTAISVATYPLVADKYAITSCGASMGDGYGPMLVAKTPMKPDDLREKRVKIAVPGTLTSAFLTCQLFLGKAGEAFDYEVVMFDEIPQAVLSGRADVGLLIHEGQLTYRDMGLHLIADLGIWWNEHNDGLPLPLGCNCIRRDLDAVHGEGSMTDATRVLRDSIQYSLDNREAAVRYSMKYGRDLDTATADKFVGMYVNDWTLDYGPSGKEAITRFLRAGAAAGYIPAAPDIQFVTP from the coding sequence ATGGCAGACCAGGTCACCCTCCAGCTCGGCCACTCCCCCGATCCGGACGACGCGTTCATGTTCTACGCGCTCGCCCAGGACCCGCCGCTCGTCGACGCGGGCCGCTGGCGGTTCCAGCACGTGATGCAGGACATCCAGACCCTCAGCCACCGCGCCAAGACCGGCGACCTCGAGTTCACCGCCATCAGCGTCGCCACCTACCCGCTCGTCGCCGACAAGTACGCCATCACCAGCTGCGGCGCCTCCATGGGCGACGGCTACGGCCCGATGCTCGTCGCCAAGACGCCCATGAAACCCGACGATCTTCGGGAGAAACGCGTCAAAATCGCCGTCCCCGGCACGCTAACCAGCGCCTTCCTCACCTGCCAACTCTTCCTCGGCAAGGCGGGCGAAGCCTTCGATTACGAGGTCGTCATGTTCGACGAGATCCCACAGGCCGTGCTGTCAGGCCGGGCGGACGTCGGGCTCCTGATCCACGAGGGCCAGCTCACCTACCGCGACATGGGGCTACACCTCATCGCCGACCTCGGCATCTGGTGGAACGAGCACAACGACGGCCTGCCCTTGCCCCTGGGCTGCAACTGCATCCGCCGCGACCTCGACGCCGTGCACGGCGAGGGCTCCATGACCGACGCCACCCGCGTCCTGCGGGACAGCATCCAGTACAGCCTCGACAACCGCGAAGCGGCCGTCCGCTACAGCATGAAGTACGGCCGCGACCTCGACACCGCGACCGCCGACAAGTTCGTCGGCATGTACGTCAACGACTGGACCCTCGACTACGGCCCTAGCGGCAAGGAGGCGATCACCCGCTTCCTCCGCGCCGGTGCCGCCGCCGGCTACATCCCGGCAGCGCCTGACATCCAGTTCGTCACGCCGTAA
- a CDS encoding NACHT domain-containing protein, whose translation MIALEPIATSTIARIGSDLVGRLSQIDRKTSSRISRVDLEQAVQHRLRELRQVKTFWFDKEPKDIADFFIDRSFSTQLGAITARSLDDLPGRNILIEGHAGHGKSLFMRHACAIEQQLNRAFVAFVRLRDVSDEMSLMDLLVGYFSDLQADFSPRDVLDLIQRNNVSVFLDGFDEVPHNAQKATIEAINQMCHRAEFGDSRVIVSSRPRGRLQRSGYFRNLTLLPLSEEQAHELIWKLDPEGTLATSIIHQLRTSKNSDFEEMLTSPLLVTILLVIFKKTRRLPDNYC comes from the coding sequence GTGATCGCTCTCGAGCCTATTGCAACGTCGACGATCGCGCGTATTGGATCCGATCTGGTCGGGAGGCTCTCACAGATTGATAGGAAGACATCGAGTAGGATCAGTCGCGTTGATTTAGAGCAGGCTGTACAACACCGATTGCGAGAGCTGAGGCAGGTCAAAACATTCTGGTTTGATAAAGAGCCAAAGGATATAGCAGATTTTTTCATAGATAGATCGTTCTCAACACAACTCGGTGCAATCACCGCGAGGTCGCTTGATGATCTTCCCGGTAGAAACATCCTTATTGAGGGGCACGCGGGGCATGGAAAATCTCTGTTCATGCGACATGCTTGCGCGATCGAGCAGCAGTTGAATCGCGCATTCGTCGCATTCGTACGCTTGAGAGATGTGTCAGATGAGATGTCGCTAATGGATTTATTGGTTGGATACTTTTCTGATCTTCAGGCTGACTTTTCGCCAAGAGATGTTCTAGACTTAATCCAACGCAACAATGTAAGTGTATTCCTCGATGGATTTGACGAAGTTCCTCACAATGCGCAGAAAGCGACGATTGAAGCGATCAATCAAATGTGTCATCGCGCAGAGTTCGGTGATTCGCGTGTCATTGTTAGCAGTCGTCCGCGGGGAAGGCTTCAGCGATCTGGCTATTTCCGTAACTTAACGTTGCTGCCGCTATCAGAGGAGCAGGCGCACGAGCTCATCTGGAAACTTGACCCCGAGGGCACGCTTGCGACGTCAATCATTCATCAACTGCGCACCAGTAAGAACAGTGACTTTGAAGAGATGTTGACTTCTCCACTCCTTGTCACTATCCTGCTTGTAATATTTAAGAAGACACGCCGGCTGCCCGATAACTACTGTTGA
- a CDS encoding NAD(P)-dependent oxidoreductase translates to MPSLRVHLAYATDDDERSALIANTTYCDFVDTPADAEVIVGSDPALLADAAQLKHWVLPWAGVPDRLRLALLERGGVTLHNLHDNAAAVAEHAVGLLLAACRRLTTIDAMQRRGEWPGRGAPGDVVQRMIVLEGKSAVLLGFGEIGRRVGRILEAMDVRVTAVTRTGRDGTTPIDRLNDVLPRADVLVCSLPLTDATRGLIDARRLALLPAGSVIVNVGRGHVFDESALFAALQTGPLAAAGLDVWWTYPHQLPDGEPSTGGTQPWETLDNVLLSPHVAAAFSSPGRRDQRLSALAHLLQALTQGERPSEVDLHAGY, encoded by the coding sequence GTGCCATCGCTCCGCGTGCATCTCGCCTATGCCACTGACGACGACGAGCGCTCGGCGCTAATCGCAAACACCACCTACTGCGACTTCGTCGACACGCCCGCCGATGCCGAGGTGATCGTCGGGAGCGACCCGGCGTTGCTGGCCGATGCCGCGCAGCTGAAGCACTGGGTCCTGCCGTGGGCCGGAGTGCCGGATCGGTTGCGGCTGGCACTGCTGGAGCGGGGCGGCGTCACGTTGCACAATCTCCACGACAACGCGGCCGCCGTGGCGGAGCATGCGGTCGGACTGCTCCTGGCTGCGTGCCGGCGGCTGACGACGATCGACGCCATGCAGCGGCGGGGCGAGTGGCCAGGTCGCGGCGCGCCGGGAGACGTCGTCCAGCGGATGATCGTCCTCGAAGGCAAGTCGGCCGTCCTGCTCGGCTTCGGCGAGATCGGCCGGCGCGTCGGACGCATCCTCGAAGCGATGGACGTCCGCGTCACCGCCGTCACCCGCACCGGCCGTGACGGCACGACGCCGATCGACCGGCTCAACGACGTCCTGCCCCGGGCCGACGTGCTGGTCTGCAGCCTGCCGCTCACCGACGCGACCCGCGGCCTGATCGATGCCCGCCGCCTCGCACTGCTGCCCGCCGGCAGCGTGATCGTCAACGTCGGCCGAGGCCACGTCTTCGACGAGTCGGCCCTGTTCGCCGCCCTGCAAACCGGCCCCCTCGCCGCCGCCGGCCTCGACGTCTGGTGGACCTACCCGCACCAGCTTCCCGACGGCGAACCTTCAACCGGCGGCACCCAGCCGTGGGAGACGTTGGACAATGTCCTCCTCAGCCCCCACGTCGCCGCCGCCTTCTCCAGCCCCGGCCGCCGCGACCAACGCCTGTCCGCCCTAGCCCACCTGCTTCAGGCCCTCACGCAGGGTGAGCGACCCAGCGAGGTCGACCTGCACGCCGGCTATTAA
- a CDS encoding ROK family protein, with protein sequence MIGLDIGGSSVKVAAWDGRAWTLSKSDSYAWPDGETLRRAVASCLGDQDGPVGLSVPGVLSDDRARVLRAANVPGLVGLPLRELVGRPVVVTTDQIAAAVDIAASRKLRGRLLSIAIGSGVGAAVLDVSDEHPLGVPLRVNGDSPGHLGQIDVSLDDDPPVAPDGGAGGVEAYLGGVALVDRDATTLSADEPAVRALVRLLRIAHAIYRPNHIVLSGGIGRRLSHLADAIVERTSDRLTNLARDAWTLGFGDDDHHAARGAARWALQSRGIG encoded by the coding sequence GTGATCGGCCTCGACATCGGCGGTTCGAGTGTGAAGGTTGCGGCGTGGGATGGTCGGGCGTGGACGCTCTCGAAGAGCGACTCGTATGCGTGGCCGGATGGCGAGACGCTGCGGCGCGCGGTGGCGTCGTGTCTGGGTGATCAGGACGGCCCCGTCGGGCTGAGTGTGCCGGGCGTGTTGAGTGACGACAGGGCCCGCGTGCTGCGGGCGGCGAATGTGCCGGGGTTGGTCGGCCTGCCGTTGCGTGAGCTGGTCGGTCGGCCGGTGGTGGTGACGACGGATCAGATCGCGGCGGCGGTGGACATTGCAGCGTCGCGAAAACTGCGTGGGCGGCTGCTGTCGATCGCCATCGGTTCCGGCGTCGGGGCGGCGGTGCTGGACGTGAGCGACGAGCACCCGCTGGGCGTGCCGCTGCGGGTCAACGGCGATTCGCCGGGGCATCTCGGGCAGATCGACGTGTCGCTGGACGACGATCCGCCGGTGGCTCCCGACGGCGGTGCGGGTGGCGTGGAGGCGTACCTCGGCGGCGTTGCGCTTGTCGATCGTGACGCGACGACGTTGTCTGCCGACGAGCCGGCGGTGCGGGCGTTGGTGCGACTGCTGCGGATCGCCCACGCGATTTACCGGCCGAACCACATCGTCCTTTCCGGCGGAATCGGCAGGCGACTGTCGCATCTGGCCGACGCGATCGTCGAGCGGACGAGCGATCGGCTGACCAACCTCGCCAGAGACGCCTGGACGCTGGGCTTCGGCGATGACGACCACCACGCCGCCCGCGGCGCGGCGAGATGGGCCTTGCAATCGCGCGGAATCGGTTAA
- a CDS encoding SpoIID/LytB domain-containing protein, whose translation MNGRTASLIVLILALPFARLLVGCSDKVSANTAVVSPASSAEVPMVRVLLQSDVPTVTIRAGGPLIASRPDGTEDQGPVRLKLPDAPIVVTREGAGWRIGDLRLSGDVLVLQPERDEPIGVGDASNEGLYRGNVRLVPQAGGRFAVVNDIDVERYLMGVLPKEILPEWSEAAHRAQAVVARTYALYEVKTAGQRRSYFDVYDDTKSQVYGGALAETPKARRAVRETTGQVVAHETPVGLRIFKAYFHSTSGGVTLGVDDAFNQPPVTALSAQTLGDAGRLSGRFEWDPVLVSKEELTRRMTAWGKANEHPIRSMRRLHELNIISRNAHGRPNAFEAIDTVGNRYALSAEEARWSVNADRGDATPIYSGWFTPINNEKTIVFAEGRGWGHGVGMCQWSAEGFAKEGMNYRQIVARSYPETRLVRAY comes from the coding sequence ATGAACGGACGCACGGCTTCACTCATCGTTCTCATCCTCGCTCTGCCCTTCGCCCGCCTGCTGGTGGGCTGCAGCGACAAGGTTTCCGCCAACACGGCTGTGGTCTCGCCGGCGTCGTCGGCCGAGGTGCCGATGGTGCGCGTGCTGCTGCAGTCGGACGTGCCGACGGTGACCATCCGCGCCGGCGGGCCGCTGATCGCGTCCAGGCCCGACGGCACCGAAGACCAGGGCCCGGTCCGCCTCAAGCTGCCCGACGCCCCGATCGTCGTCACGCGCGAAGGGGCCGGCTGGCGCATCGGCGACCTTCGGCTGTCGGGCGACGTGCTGGTCCTCCAGCCGGAGCGAGACGAGCCGATCGGCGTGGGCGACGCGTCCAACGAAGGGCTCTACCGCGGCAACGTCCGTCTCGTCCCCCAGGCCGGCGGACGATTCGCGGTCGTCAACGACATCGACGTCGAACGCTACCTGATGGGGGTCTTGCCAAAGGAAATCCTGCCGGAGTGGAGCGAAGCCGCCCACCGCGCCCAAGCCGTCGTCGCCCGGACCTACGCGCTGTACGAGGTCAAGACGGCCGGCCAGCGACGCAGCTACTTCGACGTCTACGACGACACCAAGTCTCAGGTCTACGGCGGCGCTCTGGCCGAGACGCCCAAGGCCAGGCGTGCCGTGCGCGAGACGACGGGTCAGGTCGTCGCGCACGAGACACCCGTTGGGCTCCGCATTTTCAAGGCCTACTTCCACTCGACCAGCGGTGGCGTGACGCTGGGCGTCGACGACGCGTTCAACCAGCCGCCCGTCACCGCCCTGTCCGCCCAAACTCTCGGCGACGCAGGCCGACTCAGCGGGCGATTCGAGTGGGACCCGGTCCTCGTCTCTAAGGAAGAGCTCACGCGGCGCATGACCGCCTGGGGCAAGGCCAACGAGCACCCGATCCGCAGCATGCGTCGCCTGCACGAGCTGAACATCATCAGCCGCAACGCCCATGGCCGGCCGAACGCGTTCGAGGCGATCGACACCGTCGGTAATCGCTACGCCCTGTCCGCCGAAGAGGCCCGCTGGTCCGTCAACGCCGATCGCGGCGACGCCACGCCGATCTACAGCGGCTGGTTCACGCCGATCAACAACGAGAAGACGATCGTCTTTGCCGAGGGCCGCGGCTGGGGTCACGGCGTGGGCATGTGCCAGTGGAGTGCCGAGGGCTTCGCGAAAGAGGGCATGAACTATCGCCAGATCGTCGCCCGCAGCTATCCCGAGACGCGGCTCGTCCGGGCGTACTGA
- a CDS encoding DUF2061 domain-containing protein, which translates to MSDMVAGDSKRRSLAKTISWRALASITTAVIAFTVMRMVDTSTATGGAKAAGVIGGIEVPSKLLLYYFHERAWTRISFGRA; encoded by the coding sequence ATGAGTGACATGGTCGCTGGTGATTCGAAGCGGCGTTCGCTGGCCAAGACGATTTCGTGGCGGGCGTTGGCGTCGATCACGACGGCGGTCATCGCGTTCACTGTGATGCGGATGGTCGACACGTCGACGGCGACCGGCGGAGCAAAGGCGGCGGGTGTGATCGGCGGGATCGAGGTGCCGAGCAAACTCCTACTCTACTACTTCCACGAGCGGGCCTGGACGCGGATCAGCTTCGGCCGCGCCTGA
- the cysC gene encoding adenylyl-sulfate kinase codes for MSTHQNNLTFHAGGVTAADRAACVGGGQGATVWLTGLSGSGKSTVAVALEKALLDHGRAAYRLDGDNVRLGLNAGLGFSAEDRAENVRRVGEVAKLMADAGLVAIACLVSPYAADRDRVRQSHDASDLAFLEVFVDAPLAVAESRDPKGLYKKARAGEIPSFTGVSDPYEPPASAELVLKTDEMTLDEEVAAILGLLKARGVLPEPSMETTG; via the coding sequence ATGTCGACCCACCAGAACAACCTCACCTTCCACGCGGGCGGCGTGACCGCGGCCGACCGCGCGGCGTGCGTCGGGGGCGGACAAGGGGCGACCGTCTGGCTTACCGGGCTTTCCGGCAGCGGCAAGAGCACCGTCGCCGTCGCCCTGGAAAAGGCACTGCTGGATCACGGCCGGGCGGCGTACCGGCTCGACGGCGACAACGTCCGCCTCGGCCTGAATGCCGGGCTCGGGTTCAGCGCCGAAGACCGGGCGGAGAACGTCCGCCGCGTCGGCGAGGTCGCCAAGCTGATGGCCGATGCGGGTCTGGTGGCGATCGCCTGCCTCGTCAGCCCGTACGCGGCCGATCGCGATCGCGTCCGGCAGTCGCACGACGCGTCGGATCTGGCCTTCCTGGAGGTCTTCGTCGACGCCCCGCTGGCCGTGGCAGAGTCGCGTGATCCAAAGGGGCTGTACAAGAAGGCTCGGGCGGGTGAGATTCCGAGTTTTACCGGCGTGAGCGATCCGTACGAACCACCCGCCTCGGCGGAGCTGGTCCTGAAGACCGACGAGATGACGCTCGACGAGGAAGTCGCCGCGATCCTCGGCCTGCTGAAGGCGCGCGGCGTGTTGCCCGAACCATCGATGGAGACGACTGGATGA
- the cysD gene encoding sulfate adenylyltransferase subunit CysD, giving the protein MTDSESTTTLGGRRLTHLDQLEAEGIQIIREVVAEFERPVMLFSMGKDSCVMLHLARKAFAPGKPPFPLLLIDTTWNFQSMYTFRDEHIVGELGMECLVHINEDGIQQGINPFEHGSKRFTEVMNLGSLRQALDKYDFDAAFGGGRRDEEKSRAKERVYSFRDKNHQWDPKNQRPELWSLYNGNVSKGEQIRAFPLSNWTELDVWQYIHRENIQIVPAYYAEERDVVEFEGNLIAVDDDRMPADLRKTARKEWVRFRTLGDYPLSGATPSRADNLPQIIQEMLLATRSEREGRAVDKDPGASMEEKKQQGYY; this is encoded by the coding sequence GTGACCGACTCTGAATCGACAACCACCCTCGGCGGCCGCCGGTTGACGCACCTGGACCAGCTCGAGGCCGAGGGCATCCAGATCATCCGCGAAGTCGTCGCCGAGTTCGAGCGGCCGGTGATGCTCTTCTCGATGGGGAAGGACAGCTGCGTCATGCTGCACCTGGCGCGGAAGGCCTTCGCGCCGGGCAAGCCGCCCTTCCCGCTGCTGCTCATCGACACGACGTGGAACTTCCAGTCCATGTACACCTTCCGCGATGAGCACATCGTCGGCGAGCTGGGCATGGAGTGCCTCGTCCACATCAACGAAGACGGCATCCAGCAAGGCATCAACCCCTTCGAGCACGGCAGCAAGCGGTTCACCGAAGTCATGAACCTCGGCTCGCTCCGGCAGGCACTCGACAAATACGACTTCGACGCAGCCTTCGGCGGCGGTCGACGCGACGAGGAGAAGAGCCGTGCCAAGGAACGCGTCTACAGCTTCCGCGACAAGAACCACCAGTGGGACCCCAAGAACCAGCGGCCAGAGCTGTGGAGCCTCTACAACGGCAACGTCAGCAAGGGCGAGCAGATTCGAGCGTTTCCGCTGAGCAACTGGACCGAACTGGACGTCTGGCAGTACATCCACCGCGAAAACATCCAGATCGTCCCCGCCTACTACGCCGAAGAGCGTGACGTGGTCGAGTTCGAGGGCAACCTGATTGCCGTCGACGACGACCGCATGCCGGCCGACCTCCGCAAGACGGCCCGCAAGGAGTGGGTCCGCTTCCGCACCCTCGGCGACTACCCCCTCAGCGGCGCCACCCCCAGCCGCGCCGACAACCTGCCGCAAATCATCCAGGAGATGCTGCTCGCGACGCGCTCCGAGCGTGAGGGCCGCGCGGTGGACAAGGACCCGGGTGCTTCGATGGAGGAGAAGAAGCAGCAGGGGTATTACTAG
- a CDS encoding four helix bundle protein, protein MASDSAGYRELIVWQRAMSLCEAVYAFTRGMTESERYGLSSQMQRAAVSVPSNIAEGYGRGPGKDYAKHLRYARGSLAELETQVELAVRCELATRNEAKPVWSLAQETGKLLTRLIQSQTRQTPPQA, encoded by the coding sequence ATGGCATCGGACTCCGCTGGTTATCGTGAATTGATTGTTTGGCAGCGAGCGATGTCGCTGTGTGAGGCTGTGTACGCCTTTACTCGCGGGATGACGGAGTCAGAGCGCTACGGGCTGTCCTCGCAGATGCAGCGGGCGGCGGTATCTGTGCCGTCCAACATCGCCGAGGGGTACGGACGCGGTCCGGGCAAGGACTACGCCAAACATCTTCGCTACGCGCGAGGATCGCTCGCAGAGCTTGAGACTCAGGTCGAGCTTGCGGTGCGCTGCGAGCTTGCAACCCGAAACGAAGCAAAACCGGTTTGGTCGCTCGCGCAAGAAACCGGCAAACTGCTAACCCGCCTGATCCAATCCCAAACCCGCCAAACGCCACCACAGGCCTAG